Proteins from a single region of Segatella copri:
- a CDS encoding deoxycytidylate deaminase — translation MANELSKQTKLDLRYLRMARIWAENSYCKRRQVGALVVKDKMIISDGYNGTPSGFENVCEDNNVTKPYVLHAEANAITKLARSSNNSEGSTLYVTASPCIECAKLIIQSGIKRVVYAEKYRLDDGIKLMQRAGIKVECLNPDEKTSSVED, via the coding sequence ATGGCAAACGAACTTTCCAAACAAACCAAGCTCGACCTTCGCTATTTGCGAATGGCACGTATATGGGCTGAAAACAGCTATTGCAAACGCCGACAGGTAGGTGCACTGGTTGTAAAAGATAAAATGATTATCAGTGATGGCTACAATGGTACACCGAGCGGATTTGAAAATGTCTGTGAGGATAACAACGTAACCAAGCCATACGTTCTCCACGCGGAGGCTAATGCTATTACGAAATTGGCCCGCAGCAGCAATAACAGTGAGGGAAGTACGCTTTACGTCACCGCCTCTCCATGTATAGAATGTGCCAAACTGATCATACAGTCGGGCATCAAGCGTGTTGTATATGCAGAGAAATACCGTCTGGACGATGGTATCAAACTGATGCAACGAGCAGGAATCAAGGTAGAATGCCTCAATCCTGATGAAAAGACATCTTCTGTAGAAGATTAG
- a CDS encoding S41 family peptidase gives MSKNKTNRFMPFIMAFCVVIGIIIGTFFSNHFSGNRLNVINSGSNRLNNLLHLIDDQYVDPVNIDSLVDKAIPQILAELDPHSVYISAKDAAQATDDLKGSFSGVGVEFVIRQDTIHIQNVIQNGPAEKAGLLAGDKIVAVDGKPFVGKIVTNQEAMHRLKGPKDTKVKIGVIRYGSKKVQTFTVTRGEIPTKSVTAAYMLNDKTGYIRIKNFGENTYPEMLIALAKLSQQGFTNLCIDLRDNSGGYLTAAVNMANEFLPDKKLIVYTQGRKSPRHNYMSDGKGAYQKIPMVVLINEGSASSAEIFAGAMQDNDRATIIGRRSFGKGLVQQQIEFPDHSLIRLTIARYYTPSGRCIQKPYTLGDDKDYEQDLLDRYQHGEFFSQDSIKHTGPAYHTGNGRIVYGGGGITPDIFVPEDTLGMTSYFKEASLSGLILQFAFTYTDDNRPKLNNFKEMMELADYLDSQDMVEKFASYADKRGLKRRNLLIKKSHKLLDRVIDSRIIYNMLDEQAWTQYINLDDPVIKKTLDVFENHAAFPKKPEPAKKRAAKKAKIAMANTPYNYSSLHHNNCMIANA, from the coding sequence ATGAGTAAGAATAAGACCAACCGCTTTATGCCATTCATCATGGCATTCTGTGTTGTGATAGGTATCATCATCGGAACATTCTTTTCCAACCATTTCTCAGGAAATCGCCTCAACGTTATCAATAGTGGAAGCAACCGTCTGAACAACCTGCTCCATCTTATTGATGACCAATATGTAGATCCCGTGAACATCGACTCGCTGGTAGATAAGGCAATTCCACAGATTTTAGCAGAACTGGATCCACATTCCGTATATATCAGTGCTAAAGACGCAGCTCAGGCCACCGACGATCTGAAAGGCTCGTTCTCGGGTGTAGGCGTAGAGTTTGTCATCCGCCAAGATACAATACATATACAGAATGTGATACAGAATGGACCTGCCGAGAAAGCCGGACTTTTGGCAGGAGATAAGATTGTAGCCGTAGACGGCAAGCCTTTTGTAGGCAAGATTGTAACCAATCAGGAGGCAATGCATCGCCTGAAGGGTCCAAAGGATACCAAGGTGAAAATCGGAGTTATACGATATGGAAGCAAGAAGGTTCAGACCTTTACCGTAACCCGAGGTGAAATACCGACAAAGAGTGTTACAGCAGCTTACATGCTTAACGACAAAACTGGCTATATCCGTATCAAGAACTTTGGCGAGAACACATATCCGGAAATGCTGATTGCTCTGGCCAAACTCTCACAGCAGGGATTCACCAACCTCTGTATTGACCTTCGTGATAACTCAGGTGGTTACCTGACGGCTGCAGTAAACATGGCAAACGAATTCTTGCCAGACAAGAAGCTCATCGTTTACACACAGGGACGCAAATCGCCTAGACATAACTATATGAGTGACGGTAAGGGTGCCTACCAGAAGATTCCGATGGTAGTTCTCATCAATGAAGGTTCTGCATCATCTGCAGAAATCTTTGCGGGTGCCATGCAGGATAATGACCGTGCTACCATCATCGGACGACGCTCGTTTGGTAAGGGACTGGTTCAGCAACAGATAGAATTCCCTGACCACAGCCTCATCCGTCTGACCATTGCGCGCTACTATACTCCTTCAGGAAGATGCATCCAGAAGCCATATACCCTGGGCGATGACAAGGATTATGAGCAAGACTTGCTTGACAGATACCAGCACGGAGAGTTCTTCTCACAGGATAGCATCAAGCATACAGGACCAGCTTATCATACAGGTAACGGCCGTATTGTCTATGGCGGAGGTGGTATCACCCCAGACATCTTTGTTCCTGAAGATACGCTCGGCATGACATCCTATTTCAAGGAGGCTAGTCTGAGTGGTCTCATCTTGCAGTTTGCCTTCACTTATACAGACGATAACCGTCCGAAGCTGAACAACTTCAAGGAGATGATGGAACTTGCCGATTATCTTGACAGTCAGGACATGGTTGAAAAGTTTGCCAGCTATGCTGATAAACGTGGTTTGAAACGTAGAAATCTTTTAATCAAGAAATCACACAAACTATTAGACCGTGTCATCGACAGCCGTATCATCTACAATATGTTGGACGAGCAGGCATGGACCCAGTACATCAATCTTGATGATCCAGTCATCA